A genomic segment from Chloroflexota bacterium encodes:
- a CDS encoding RNA methyltransferase has product MNQRKHRQRQGRFSVEGVALLEMALAAGVQPQEVYFSEEQLQLSDGGGRVLARLAATDAELVAVSLEVMNSLADRGIPEGIVSLFPLFETPLNDLRLAGDGLVLLIDRLQDPGNLGTLIRTADAIDAAAVVLIEPCVDPFESKAVRATMGSLFNVPLMRTTDVPALFQRLAALGLSTVAADAHRGEAWGANLWQGSVALVVGHETRGLTEDVLPYVDAWVSLPMVGKAESLNVAVAGGVLMYAWLKANERHG; this is encoded by the coding sequence TTGAACCAGCGCAAACACAGGCAGCGCCAGGGCCGTTTTTCGGTCGAGGGTGTGGCATTGTTGGAGATGGCGTTGGCAGCGGGCGTGCAGCCCCAGGAAGTCTACTTCAGTGAAGAACAGCTGCAGTTGAGCGACGGTGGAGGCAGGGTGTTGGCGCGCCTGGCTGCCACAGATGCTGAGTTGGTGGCTGTTTCCCTGGAGGTGATGAACTCCCTGGCCGATCGCGGGATTCCCGAGGGAATCGTATCCCTGTTTCCCTTGTTCGAAACCCCGCTGAACGATCTGCGTCTGGCAGGAGATGGCCTGGTATTGCTCATTGATCGGCTCCAGGATCCTGGAAACCTGGGCACGCTAATCCGCACCGCCGACGCCATCGATGCAGCCGCGGTGGTGTTGATCGAGCCCTGTGTGGACCCCTTCGAGTCCAAGGCGGTGAGAGCGACTATGGGATCTCTCTTCAATGTGCCTTTGATGCGCACCACCGATGTGCCGGCTCTTTTCCAGCGACTTGCGGCATTGGGGCTTTCGACCGTGGCTGCTGATGCCCATCGCGGGGAAGCCTGGGGCGCCAACTTGTGGCAGGGTTCGGTGGCATTGGTGGTCGGGCATGAGACGCGCGGCCTGACGGAGGATGTCCTTCCCTACGTCGATGCCTGGGTCAGTCTTCCCATGGTGGGCAAGGCGGAATCGCTCAATGTGGCGGTAGCAGGCGGTGTGCTGATGTATGCCTGGCTGAAGGCGAACGAGCGCCATGGTTGA
- a CDS encoding histidine phosphatase family protein, which translates to MHLYLIRHGQSYVNLKDWEDGNLDEGLTELGQQQAAALGTWMPVAVPEIDTLYASTMRRARETAQYLADAYQCGIEFDDRLREIGNNRYDHTPWPSDDLPKEYSDYWSSERPFATSTPIVEGGETFMHFRTRVGLFIEELVTCCRGKRVLAVCHGGVVEAAFDHIFNIGPWRRCEIWDHNTGVTYFEYVEIPRRETWRLHFHNRIDHLVQEITAE; encoded by the coding sequence ATGCATCTATACTTGATTCGACATGGACAGAGTTACGTGAATCTGAAGGACTGGGAGGATGGCAACCTGGATGAGGGGTTGACCGAGCTTGGACAGCAGCAGGCGGCCGCGCTTGGTACCTGGATGCCGGTGGCGGTACCCGAGATCGATACCCTTTACGCCAGCACCATGCGTCGCGCCCGGGAGACCGCTCAGTACCTGGCTGATGCTTACCAATGCGGGATCGAATTCGACGATCGACTGCGGGAGATTGGCAACAACCGCTACGACCACACACCGTGGCCCAGCGATGATCTGCCCAAAGAGTATTCTGATTACTGGTCAAGCGAGCGACCCTTTGCCACCTCCACGCCCATCGTGGAGGGTGGTGAGACCTTTATGCATTTCCGTACCCGGGTCGGACTGTTCATTGAGGAATTGGTGACATGCTGCCGCGGAAAGCGAGTGCTGGCGGTTTGCCACGGCGGAGTCGTCGAGGCAGCCTTCGATCATATCTTCAACATCGGTCCCTGGCGCCGCTGTGAGATATGGGATCACAACACCGGCGTTACCTATTTTGAGTATGTGGAGATTCCTCGGCGCGAGACATGGCGCCTTCATTTCCATAACCGGATTGACCATCTTGTCCAGGAGATTACGGCTGAGTAA
- a CDS encoding LLM class flavin-dependent oxidoreductase, whose protein sequence is MHYAINIINFGDCGDARVLADLAQDAEAAGWDGFFIWDHIAWDWGVMPMVDPWIALTAIALSTERVRLGAMVTPIPRRRPWKFARETVSLDHLSDGRLVVGVGIGITKAEFDNLGEPGDFKIRGAMLDEGLEVVEKLWCGESFSFDGQYYKIKDTQFLPAPQQSPRIPVWVAGMWPNRRPFRRAARWDGVFPIPAGGAPEEMLTPDDIRDIMAYVQRYRGSDRPFDVSIGGDTPGDDPARAAETVSPYAAAGVTWWHEAIHGFRPDLAQRAEESSWVDAMRWRILQGPPRIE, encoded by the coding sequence ATGCACTATGCCATCAATATCATAAACTTCGGTGACTGCGGTGATGCCCGCGTGTTGGCCGATTTGGCTCAAGATGCCGAGGCTGCCGGCTGGGACGGCTTCTTCATCTGGGATCATATCGCATGGGATTGGGGTGTAATGCCCATGGTTGATCCCTGGATTGCCTTGACGGCAATCGCCCTGAGTACTGAACGCGTGCGACTCGGGGCCATGGTTACGCCGATTCCCCGTCGAAGGCCCTGGAAGTTCGCGCGGGAGACCGTCTCCCTGGATCATCTGTCCGATGGCCGGCTGGTTGTAGGCGTGGGCATCGGGATTACCAAGGCCGAATTCGACAACCTGGGCGAGCCAGGTGACTTCAAGATCCGAGGTGCCATGTTGGATGAGGGCCTTGAGGTCGTGGAGAAGCTCTGGTGTGGCGAGTCGTTCAGTTTCGATGGCCAATACTACAAGATCAAGGATACCCAGTTCCTTCCGGCACCACAGCAATCTCCCCGGATTCCCGTCTGGGTGGCGGGCATGTGGCCCAATAGACGGCCCTTCCGTCGCGCTGCTCGTTGGGATGGTGTCTTTCCCATACCGGCCGGCGGCGCGCCCGAAGAAATGCTCACTCCCGACGACATTCGCGACATCATGGCCTACGTCCAGCGGTATCGCGGGAGCGATCGCCCCTTTGATGTTAGCATCGGTGGCGACACCCCTGGCGATGATCCGGCGCGGGCCGCTGAAACGGTAAGCCCTTATGCCGCAGCCGGTGTAACCTGGTGGCATGAGGCAATTCATGGCTTTCGTCCCGACCTTGCCCAACGGGCTGAAGAGTCCTCGTGGGTCGATGCCATGCGCTGGCGCATTCTTCAGGGGCCTCCGCGTATCGAATAA
- a CDS encoding carbohydrate kinase family protein — translation MVDILVIGGASLDRLHFAGRTAQSPGGAGLYTAAAAHRAGATVAMLAPRPDPVPRALEPAAERIDWIGPLVPPKDLPHFEIAHYGGGRAELVTARWGAEARLTPQELPGDLSGFSIVHIAALGSAERQLAFLRSCRLRGASRISVGTYARVVVGETETVRALLREADLFFMNENEAAVLFADVVDARTQPGKLLFITLGEKGARVCQGDRVSEISPVSARELDPTGAGDTFCGTTLALLARHEHPVLAAEMATALAAQVIESVGPSALWRTDPLPRPAADRRVIVNPVQVDNVAALIADLPEVQAFDFTGPEYPPEGHPATLGYFFTATLQQFGFWSVVDDHYSHPLLAPLDGAVRKGSDYLWQSWLHPLAGDRSFYHASRQVTLTPADLSALFRADDGCDPMPAQALHLEVARSYGRDMMTMAHTPAGMVQTANRSAAPLGTFLSSLDHVGGYKEDPLRKKASLLALILAQRPERFLRPGPSEAMPPIIDYHLMRSCLRTGLLEVTDPSLEQALIQRQVLDAASERAVRRAAYRAVNSLVPLSGKSMGAVDWFFFNARRRCPEMTEPDCSACAVDPVCAQRKTLFQPVFRTTCY, via the coding sequence ATGGTTGATATCCTTGTTATCGGAGGTGCCTCTCTCGACCGTTTGCATTTCGCAGGCAGGACAGCACAGTCACCCGGTGGCGCCGGGCTCTATACCGCTGCTGCCGCGCACCGGGCGGGTGCCACTGTGGCGATGTTGGCGCCCAGACCTGACCCTGTTCCTCGGGCATTGGAACCAGCGGCAGAGCGGATTGACTGGATAGGGCCTCTTGTTCCTCCCAAGGACCTTCCACATTTCGAGATTGCCCATTATGGCGGCGGCAGGGCTGAACTGGTCACGGCTCGCTGGGGAGCAGAGGCCAGACTGACACCGCAAGAGCTTCCCGGTGATCTCTCAGGCTTTTCAATAGTCCACATTGCCGCTCTGGGATCTGCTGAACGGCAACTTGCGTTCCTACGCTCCTGCCGACTGCGTGGCGCATCCCGTATCTCGGTTGGTACCTATGCCAGGGTTGTTGTCGGAGAAACAGAGACAGTAAGGGCCTTGCTCCGTGAGGCTGATCTGTTTTTCATGAACGAAAACGAGGCTGCTGTCCTGTTCGCCGATGTGGTGGATGCCAGAACCCAGCCGGGGAAGCTTCTCTTCATCACACTGGGCGAGAAGGGCGCCAGGGTTTGTCAGGGAGATCGTGTCAGCGAAATAAGCCCTGTGTCTGCACGGGAACTGGATCCAACGGGTGCCGGCGACACCTTCTGCGGAACCACACTGGCCCTCCTGGCACGTCACGAGCATCCGGTACTTGCCGCCGAAATGGCCACCGCTCTGGCTGCGCAGGTCATCGAGAGTGTCGGTCCTTCAGCCCTGTGGCGAACCGACCCGCTGCCCAGGCCGGCAGCAGATCGAAGGGTGATCGTCAATCCGGTGCAGGTAGACAACGTTGCGGCCTTGATCGCAGACCTGCCGGAGGTGCAGGCTTTTGACTTCACCGGTCCTGAGTATCCTCCAGAAGGACACCCGGCTACCCTTGGCTATTTCTTCACAGCAACGCTGCAACAATTCGGTTTTTGGTCTGTTGTCGATGATCACTACAGCCACCCGCTGTTGGCGCCCCTGGATGGGGCTGTACGCAAAGGTTCCGACTATCTGTGGCAAAGCTGGTTGCACCCCCTGGCAGGTGACCGGTCTTTTTATCATGCTTCCCGCCAGGTCACCCTGACTCCCGCGGACCTGAGTGCACTCTTCCGCGCCGACGATGGCTGCGATCCCATGCCAGCGCAGGCACTGCACCTGGAGGTAGCCCGATCCTATGGGCGGGATATGATGACCATGGCCCATACCCCGGCCGGGATGGTGCAGACAGCCAACCGATCGGCTGCACCTCTGGGAACCTTCCTGTCCAGCCTCGATCACGTGGGCGGCTACAAGGAAGACCCGCTGCGCAAGAAAGCAAGTCTGCTGGCGTTGATTCTGGCCCAGCGTCCTGAAAGGTTCCTGCGACCTGGCCCGTCTGAGGCAATGCCACCCATCATCGATTATCACCTGATGCGCTCCTGTTTGCGCACCGGGCTTCTGGAGGTGACCGATCCTTCGCTGGAGCAGGCTTTGATCCAACGACAGGTATTGGACGCGGCCTCAGAGCGAGCTGTGCGCCGGGCAGCCTACCGGGCAGTCAACTCGCTCGTGCCACTTTCCGGAAAGTCGATGGGTGCAGTGGACTGGTTTTTCTTCAACGCTCGTCGCCGCTGTCCGGAGATGACGGAGCCGGACTGTTCAGCATGCGCGGTTGATCCGGTGTGTGCTCAGCGCAAAACGTTGTTTCAGCCTGTGTTTCGTACAACCTGTTATTGA
- a CDS encoding DUF364 domain-containing protein, translated as MMILIDSLLSQITDGAICDIRVGASWTAVEAHVAGERRCGLATSFSGHRSGHHGRPRVADAGNLTGFSPTALVQLARSDSPMEIAIGLAAINALLPRQPALWAEEHAADVIAHHGKGKRVVLVGHFPFVDQLRERVGTLWVLELQPQAGDLPASAAVDVVPRADVLAITSTAFINRTFAGLMALRRRDALVMLLGPSTPLSPVLFDYGVHFLSGAIVQDVDRVLQAVSQGANFRQVRRSGVQLVTMSQIVP; from the coding sequence ATGATGATATTGATTGACTCGCTTTTGTCCCAAATTACCGATGGTGCTATTTGTGATATTCGTGTCGGCGCCAGCTGGACGGCTGTTGAGGCCCATGTGGCCGGGGAGAGGCGTTGTGGTCTGGCAACCTCGTTTTCCGGGCATCGATCCGGCCATCACGGGAGGCCGCGGGTTGCCGATGCTGGCAACCTGACAGGGTTTTCCCCCACAGCCCTGGTGCAACTGGCGCGATCCGATAGCCCGATGGAGATTGCCATTGGCCTGGCTGCTATCAATGCTCTGTTGCCGCGCCAGCCAGCGTTATGGGCCGAGGAACATGCGGCTGATGTCATTGCACATCATGGCAAGGGAAAACGCGTTGTTCTGGTTGGGCATTTTCCCTTCGTCGACCAGCTGCGCGAGCGCGTGGGCACCCTCTGGGTCCTGGAACTGCAACCTCAGGCGGGTGACCTGCCGGCCAGCGCAGCAGTCGATGTGGTTCCCCGGGCCGATGTACTGGCTATTACGAGCACGGCTTTCATCAACCGTACGTTTGCCGGCCTCATGGCTCTTCGTCGCCGGGATGCGCTGGTGATGTTGCTGGGCCCCAGCACCCCCCTGTCACCTGTGCTGTTCGATTACGGCGTGCATTTTCTTTCGGGGGCAATCGTACAGGATGTGGACCGGGTCCTGCAAGCGGTAAGCCAGGGCGCGAACTTTCGCCAGGTCCGTCGCAGTGGCGTGCAACTGGTTACGATGAGCCAGATTGTACCGTGA
- a CDS encoding response regulator, whose amino-acid sequence MPQHILIVEDDDLLRRSLSLQLELVGYQTSTTASAEDGLAVARRDPPDLILLDVGLPGMDGLEALRHFKTGADIPVIFVTAR is encoded by the coding sequence ATGCCACAACATATTCTGATCGTTGAAGATGACGACCTGTTGCGCCGCAGCCTGAGCCTGCAGTTGGAGCTCGTCGGCTATCAAACCAGCACAACCGCCAGCGCTGAGGATGGGCTGGCGGTCGCACGCCGGGATCCACCCGATCTAATCCTGCTGGACGTGGGGCTGCCCGGCATGGATGGCCTGGAGGCCCTTCGTCACTTCAAGACAGGCGCCGATATTCCTGTGATCTTCGTAACCGCCCGT
- a CDS encoding 6-bladed beta-propeller, which translates to MNFQTNLSLILSTVVFLLAGSAPVLAQAPMPDHSPEEDLDLVATDPVDEREYPWQPPLNLKNLPESRATTVSLGDPGLSFSYLETLGTTGSPYHVDSLHLNRPMGMTIDDTGAIYVVEEAGFRMQKFDAAGIKTLSIGQAGQPGFDDDLLATPEDVALDSDESIWIVAASALRQFDANGSPLQTFPSSSPWTPGSSNSRFRYPRGVAFDSTGQMYVADSGNHRVQVYSLSGGTPGHVATIGVTGEPGSDSAHFNLPSQIVLDSADQLYVADTDNYRVQRCVLAGAWTCTTFHGTGSQGNGVDTLDFVLGIGIDNNDNLFIADTGNGRVKRCTPAGNCTSFASEMIWPGDIVADSFGNIFIGDLQAHTIRKYSHGGTLLAIFAGTGGIPYAVDQSHFNGPWGVGTGADGKLFVLENPGYRMVKLDSDGLTLWAAGEAGIFGDDNEHFGDYWGGPEGNVGIDATGRAYISDTTNHRVQVFNSDGSFNQSVGGQGTGNQQFNCPSGVAINPTNDDILVADRCNERVQIYDSNWNYRLTLGETGQPGSDHSHFRWPSGVAVSSQGIIYIADSNNQRIQQCLPDGQAYDCGPFAGETGVFSDDFGHLHPIAVAVGQAGRVYAVDQWNNRVQVFDATGAYLTTIGGETGTGSGRLRNPAGVAANQVGTIYVADQENHRVQKFMTGVPSWVQVNINGFGQRWSTGVSALEPFDGQLFAATSDWEQGSRIWKSTHGSDWLPSSEWGFTDPQAAPAVVDMQLFHGDLYASTGWGDTGAQVWRSFSGTSWSKVVKNGFSNGDNVAITALAVFDDTLYAATQNDSGAEIWRSGTGNNGSWTRVVTAGFNGDSSNNLVSDLFVFEEKLYAAVENNAEGAELWRTDDGASWEMAAVNGLGDPDNIHFGSMALFDNWLYISTRNDSTGGQIWRSPNGSLWLPTMVDGFGDPDNFKVEALLSFDSELIAVTTNFSTGLEVWHSSDGSVWNPMSPKGFGDNNNDATLWANAIANFDGGLHLGTWNWANGGELWRYRPQDLFLPVVNGR; encoded by the coding sequence ATGAACTTTCAAACAAATCTTTCTCTCATTTTATCCACAGTGGTATTCCTGTTGGCGGGCAGTGCACCAGTGCTTGCCCAAGCGCCGATGCCGGACCACTCGCCCGAAGAAGACCTTGATCTGGTCGCGACCGATCCGGTCGACGAACGGGAATACCCCTGGCAGCCTCCATTGAACCTGAAAAACCTGCCGGAATCCCGGGCAACCACCGTTAGCCTGGGTGATCCTGGGCTCAGTTTCAGCTACCTGGAAACCCTGGGAACAACAGGCTCACCCTATCATGTTGACTCCTTGCATCTGAACCGCCCGATGGGCATGACGATCGACGACACAGGGGCCATCTATGTCGTCGAGGAAGCAGGCTTTCGGATGCAGAAATTCGACGCTGCAGGAATAAAAACCTTGTCTATCGGTCAGGCAGGCCAACCGGGATTCGACGACGACCTGTTGGCAACACCGGAAGATGTCGCCCTGGACAGCGATGAATCGATCTGGATCGTGGCCGCTTCGGCACTACGGCAGTTCGATGCCAATGGCAGTCCGCTTCAAACTTTCCCATCAAGCAGCCCCTGGACGCCCGGCAGTTCCAATAGCCGGTTCCGTTATCCGCGCGGCGTTGCCTTTGACAGCACGGGCCAGATGTACGTGGCGGACTCCGGAAATCATCGCGTGCAGGTCTATTCGTTATCGGGCGGAACGCCAGGCCATGTAGCTACCATTGGTGTGACCGGGGAGCCAGGCAGCGACTCCGCTCACTTCAACCTGCCCTCTCAGATCGTTCTGGACAGCGCCGACCAATTGTACGTAGCAGATACCGATAACTACCGCGTTCAACGCTGTGTCCTGGCCGGGGCGTGGACCTGCACCACATTCCACGGCACCGGTAGCCAAGGCAACGGGGTCGACACCCTGGATTTTGTCCTGGGAATCGGAATCGATAACAACGACAACCTGTTCATCGCCGATACAGGCAACGGGCGCGTCAAACGCTGTACGCCGGCGGGCAACTGCACCAGCTTTGCCAGCGAGATGATCTGGCCGGGCGACATTGTGGCGGATTCGTTCGGTAATATCTTCATTGGCGACCTGCAGGCCCACACGATCCGCAAGTACAGCCATGGCGGGACATTGTTGGCCATTTTCGCCGGCACCGGTGGCATACCCTACGCCGTCGACCAGTCCCACTTCAATGGGCCGTGGGGTGTAGGCACCGGGGCGGATGGCAAGCTCTTCGTATTGGAAAACCCGGGCTACCGCATGGTCAAGCTGGATTCTGATGGCCTGACGCTGTGGGCGGCGGGGGAAGCGGGCATCTTTGGCGACGACAATGAACACTTTGGCGACTACTGGGGCGGGCCTGAGGGCAACGTGGGGATTGATGCAACAGGCCGCGCTTATATCTCTGATACCACCAACCATCGCGTCCAGGTGTTCAACTCCGACGGATCCTTCAATCAGAGCGTCGGCGGGCAGGGCACGGGTAACCAGCAGTTCAACTGCCCCAGCGGGGTTGCCATCAACCCAACCAACGACGATATCCTGGTGGCGGATCGCTGCAACGAACGGGTACAGATCTATGACAGCAACTGGAATTACAGGCTGACCCTGGGCGAAACAGGTCAGCCCGGGTCTGACCATAGCCACTTCCGTTGGCCCTCTGGCGTCGCCGTCAGTAGCCAGGGCATCATCTATATTGCCGACAGCAACAACCAGCGGATACAGCAGTGTTTGCCCGACGGACAGGCCTACGACTGCGGACCCTTCGCGGGTGAAACCGGCGTCTTCAGCGATGATTTCGGCCATCTTCATCCCATCGCAGTGGCAGTGGGTCAGGCCGGTCGGGTGTATGCCGTCGACCAATGGAACAACAGGGTACAGGTCTTCGATGCGACGGGCGCCTATCTGACAACCATCGGAGGCGAGACAGGCACCGGATCAGGGCGGTTGCGCAACCCTGCCGGCGTAGCTGCAAACCAGGTTGGCACTATCTATGTGGCGGACCAGGAGAATCACCGCGTCCAGAAATTCATGACCGGCGTTCCTTCTTGGGTCCAGGTCAATATCAACGGCTTTGGCCAGCGTTGGAGCACCGGGGTGTCAGCACTGGAACCCTTCGACGGGCAACTGTTCGCTGCCACGTCCGACTGGGAACAGGGCTCCAGGATATGGAAGTCAACGCACGGATCCGATTGGCTGCCCTCCAGCGAGTGGGGATTCACTGATCCCCAGGCAGCACCCGCCGTGGTTGACATGCAACTGTTCCATGGAGACCTCTACGCCTCAACGGGATGGGGCGACACAGGCGCTCAGGTATGGCGCAGTTTTTCGGGCACTTCCTGGTCCAAGGTAGTCAAAAACGGGTTTAGCAATGGGGACAATGTCGCCATCACCGCCCTGGCCGTTTTCGATGACACACTTTACGCCGCCACACAAAACGACTCTGGCGCGGAAATCTGGCGTTCCGGCACAGGAAACAACGGCTCCTGGACACGGGTGGTCACCGCCGGATTCAACGGTGATAGCAGCAACAACCTGGTATCGGACCTGTTCGTGTTTGAGGAAAAGCTCTATGCTGCGGTAGAGAACAATGCAGAAGGCGCGGAATTGTGGCGAACTGACGACGGCGCCAGCTGGGAAATGGCTGCCGTCAACGGCCTGGGTGACCCCGACAACATCCATTTCGGCAGCATGGCCCTGTTCGACAACTGGCTCTATATCAGCACGCGCAACGACTCGACCGGTGGACAGATATGGCGTTCACCGAATGGATCGCTCTGGCTGCCCACCATGGTCGATGGCTTCGGTGACCCGGACAACTTCAAGGTGGAAGCCCTCTTGTCCTTCGACTCCGAACTGATCGCCGTGACCACCAACTTCTCCACGGGGCTGGAGGTGTGGCATTCTTCGGACGGGTCAGTCTGGAATCCCATGAGTCCCAAGGGCTTCGGCGACAACAACAACGATGCAACGCTATGGGCCAACGCCATCGCCAATTTCGACGGTGGTCTGCACCTGGGCACCTGGAACTGGGCCAACGGCGGGGAGCTGTGGCGTTATCGCCCGCAGGATCTGTTCCTGCCAGTGGTCAACGGCCGGTGA
- a CDS encoding vitamin K epoxide reductase family protein, with product MRRSLLLVFLVAIIIFILPQGVIGQDEDEAPVVRAVLFFSQSCPHCHTVINEFLVPMIEKEGDKLAIIGVDIAQPGGQELYLASTQRFSVPDERQGVPRLVVGDRVLVGSVEIPQEFPKIYAEGLANDGIDWPDIPGLTEVIALSAEQEAQHEGPEQPPSREAQATDTPVPEAEANSTSVPEGEPTPAEHVLQLGEEPLPPEPTTDTATEGGTLAAIILGAMLLALIYTIARAIVARDTLFASNGELIGRAWSWLIPLLALIGLGVAGYLAYVEITHTAAVCGPVGKCNIVQSSEYASIAGIPVAVLGMLNYIAVLVLWTVHRFASGKWSWWAALALLLLTIFGVLFSIYLTLMELFVIHAICAWCLASAIITTVLMLLVLLQLTGRGTVKSVPPRQSPTQA from the coding sequence ATGCGAAGGTCGCTTTTACTTGTTTTCCTTGTTGCTATTATCATTTTCATCCTTCCCCAGGGCGTGATTGGGCAAGATGAGGATGAAGCGCCGGTCGTGCGCGCCGTTCTGTTTTTCTCTCAGAGTTGCCCTCATTGTCACACGGTCATCAACGAGTTCCTGGTTCCCATGATCGAAAAAGAGGGTGATAAATTGGCGATCATCGGGGTCGACATCGCCCAGCCAGGAGGTCAGGAGCTTTACCTGGCATCCACCCAGCGGTTTTCCGTGCCCGACGAACGGCAGGGTGTTCCCCGCCTGGTCGTCGGCGACCGGGTATTGGTCGGAAGTGTGGAGATTCCCCAGGAGTTTCCGAAGATCTACGCCGAGGGTCTGGCCAATGACGGAATCGATTGGCCAGACATTCCTGGTCTGACCGAGGTGATTGCCCTCAGTGCGGAACAAGAGGCACAACACGAGGGCCCTGAACAGCCGCCATCCAGAGAGGCCCAGGCAACCGACACGCCGGTCCCGGAGGCTGAGGCAAACAGTACATCGGTCCCTGAGGGCGAGCCGACACCGGCCGAGCATGTCTTGCAGCTGGGAGAGGAACCACTGCCGCCGGAGCCTACCACTGACACAGCAACGGAAGGGGGTACGCTGGCGGCGATCATATTGGGTGCGATGCTCCTGGCACTGATCTACACGATCGCACGCGCCATCGTTGCACGCGATACCTTGTTTGCAAGTAACGGCGAGTTAATAGGAAGGGCCTGGTCGTGGCTCATTCCGCTACTGGCCCTGATTGGGCTGGGGGTCGCCGGGTATCTGGCCTACGTGGAGATCACGCACACAGCAGCGGTGTGTGGACCAGTGGGCAAATGTAACATCGTCCAATCCAGCGAGTACGCCAGCATTGCAGGCATACCGGTTGCGGTCCTGGGTATGCTGAACTATATCGCTGTCCTTGTATTGTGGACAGTGCATCGCTTTGCATCAGGCAAATGGTCCTGGTGGGCAGCTCTGGCGCTGTTGCTCTTGACCATCTTCGGTGTGCTGTTTTCTATCTATCTGACGCTGATGGAACTGTTCGTTATCCATGCCATTTGTGCCTGGTGCCTGGCGTCGGCCATTATCACGACGGTGTTGATGCTGCTGGTCTTGCTTCAATTGACCGGGCGGGGCACTGTCAAGAGTGTTCCTCCCCGGCAGAGTCCAACTCAGGCTTGA